In a genomic window of Halomonas denitrificans:
- a CDS encoding tail fiber domain-containing protein, whose translation MKHITTIVLALLLAGISPISNAQIEGLVGTEFTYQGQLSEAGSPADGLFDFEFLLFDSSGGAFQLAPPALLDDVAVSEGIFTVQLDFGPVFEAADEAWIEVRVREGASGGTYTPLLPRQPVHATPYAQTATSVLPNSIGTVEIDPDQVQRRVTGTCGPLSFATAVAADGSVTCGSSLDAGFWQSGVGNAIHYSSGAVGINSADPEFDLHVDGELFVNSGAGRLNIGLPNNGNQWRFSTQGSGGNLQLQSKPAGSFTYTRRMYLNGSSGNVAIGNNSSPDEELVVGSNLGSGWAVPAITVGGATGGAIQAGNTSYKVSLENSSSIGRARMIVTSPTGFGRGEIEMRTNGLTVGENAGGPGSYMLKVAHGSFGMNLERAGTSNDWELLTSSAAASNLNLYANGAFRGSFSGTDGTWNPSSDRQFKADIEPLESVLANVMRLAPSSYRMLGNGGQDRSIGFIAQDVQPLFPDLVHSVDDGRTRALTLNYGGFAVLAIRAIQEQQAMIRALERSVEELETRIAAMERGTSR comes from the coding sequence GTGAAACACATCACAACCATTGTCCTCGCGCTTCTTCTCGCCGGGATTTCGCCCATCTCGAATGCCCAGATCGAGGGACTGGTGGGCACCGAGTTCACCTATCAGGGACAGTTGTCCGAAGCCGGTTCGCCGGCGGACGGCCTGTTCGATTTCGAATTTCTGCTGTTCGATTCGTCGGGCGGTGCATTCCAGCTGGCACCGCCGGCGTTACTCGATGACGTCGCGGTGTCGGAAGGGATCTTCACCGTGCAGCTGGACTTCGGGCCGGTCTTCGAAGCCGCCGACGAGGCGTGGATCGAGGTGCGAGTGCGCGAGGGAGCGAGCGGTGGGACCTACACGCCGCTGCTTCCTCGTCAGCCGGTCCACGCGACGCCCTATGCTCAGACGGCGACCAGCGTCCTGCCGAACTCGATCGGCACCGTGGAAATCGACCCCGACCAGGTGCAGCGTCGCGTCACCGGAACCTGTGGTCCCCTGTCCTTCGCGACGGCGGTTGCCGCCGATGGCAGCGTGACGTGCGGCTCCAGCCTCGATGCCGGCTTCTGGCAGAGCGGGGTCGGGAACGCCATTCACTATTCCTCCGGTGCGGTCGGTATCAACTCGGCCGATCCGGAATTCGATCTCCACGTGGATGGCGAATTGTTCGTCAACTCCGGTGCCGGCCGACTGAATATCGGTCTACCGAACAACGGCAATCAGTGGCGTTTCTCCACGCAGGGGTCGGGCGGGAACCTGCAACTTCAGTCCAAGCCGGCAGGGAGCTTCACCTACACACGACGGATGTACCTGAATGGCTCCAGCGGAAACGTCGCGATCGGCAACAATTCGTCGCCGGACGAGGAGCTGGTGGTGGGCAGCAATCTCGGCAGCGGTTGGGCAGTGCCGGCGATCACCGTCGGAGGGGCCACCGGCGGAGCCATCCAGGCGGGAAATACTTCCTACAAGGTTTCCTTGGAAAACTCATCGTCGATCGGCCGCGCGCGGATGATCGTCACCTCGCCGACCGGTTTCGGTCGCGGCGAGATCGAGATGCGCACCAACGGATTGACGGTCGGAGAGAACGCGGGCGGTCCCGGTTCGTACATGCTCAAGGTGGCGCACGGCAGCTTCGGCATGAATCTGGAACGCGCCGGCACGAGCAACGACTGGGAGCTCCTGACGTCCAGTGCCGCGGCCAGCAATCTGAATCTCTACGCCAACGGCGCGTTTCGCGGTAGCTTCAGCGGCACCGATGGAACCTGGAATCCGTCGTCCGACCGACAATTCAAGGCCGACATCGAGCCCCTTGAATCGGTGCTGGCGAACGTGATGCGCCTGGCGCCGTCGAGCTATCGCATGCTCGGCAATGGCGGCCAGGACCGGTCGATCGGTTTCATTGCCCAGGACGTCCAGCCCCTGTTCCCCGATCTCGTCCATTCGGTCGACGACGGGCGGACGCGCGCGTTGACGCTGAACTACGGCGGCTTTGCAGTGCTGGCAATCCGGGCCATCCAGGAGCAGCAGGCAATGATCCGTGCTCTGGAACGTTCCGTCGAAGAGCTCGAGACCCGGATCGCCGCCATGGAGCGCGGAACTTCGCGCTGA
- a CDS encoding DNA photolyase family protein encodes MSDLAIVWFRRDFRLADNPALDHARNHHDRVLAVYIHDPDAMGDWAPGAASRWWLHHALEDLADRLADRGGSLVLRAGPAGDQLQQLVEETGAAAVYWNRLYEPAIVERDKRIKASLKGAGVEVESFRAAMLFEPWELLHGDDEYYKVFTPYWKRMQSDWRAVSSRPEPMDLDGPSKRPASEDLASLDLLPDVDWADGIRDRWEVGELAGRRRLKHFVEDDVERYAADRDRPDLRGTSSLSPYLHFGHISPVQVVEALEPSGELPGGKGPLTFVSELAWREFSTLLLFHEPQITDEPLKDKFADFPWRSRSDYADDLEAWKRGRTGVPIVDAGMRELWHEGWMHNRVRMIVASYLTKNLLIPWQEGAKWFWDTLVDADLGNNTQGWQWTAGCGADAAPFFRVFNPELQAEKYDPDAAYIHRWCPELEGLDIKALKKLDDDEREERGYPPMQVDLKGSRERALEAYQDIKG; translated from the coding sequence ATGAGCGACCTTGCCATCGTCTGGTTTCGCCGTGACTTCCGCCTTGCCGACAACCCGGCCCTGGACCACGCGCGCAATCACCATGACCGGGTGCTGGCCGTCTACATCCACGATCCGGACGCCATGGGCGACTGGGCGCCGGGTGCGGCAAGCCGCTGGTGGCTCCATCATGCCCTCGAGGACCTCGCGGACCGCCTCGCCGATCGCGGTGGCTCCCTGGTGTTGCGTGCCGGCCCGGCCGGGGATCAGCTGCAGCAGCTGGTCGAGGAGACCGGAGCCGCGGCCGTGTACTGGAACCGCCTCTACGAGCCGGCGATCGTCGAGCGCGACAAGCGGATCAAGGCCTCGCTGAAGGGCGCGGGCGTCGAGGTCGAGAGCTTCCGGGCCGCGATGCTGTTCGAGCCCTGGGAGCTCCTGCACGGCGACGACGAGTACTACAAGGTCTTCACCCCGTACTGGAAGCGCATGCAGTCCGACTGGCGCGCCGTTTCGAGCCGGCCGGAGCCCATGGACCTCGACGGGCCGTCGAAGCGGCCGGCCTCCGAGGACCTGGCGTCGCTGGATCTCCTGCCCGACGTCGATTGGGCGGACGGCATCCGCGATCGCTGGGAGGTCGGTGAACTGGCCGGGCGCCGCCGCCTGAAGCACTTCGTCGAGGACGACGTCGAGCGCTACGCCGCCGATCGGGATCGTCCGGATCTCCGCGGCACCTCGTCGCTGTCGCCCTACCTGCACTTCGGGCACATCTCGCCGGTCCAGGTGGTCGAGGCGCTGGAACCCTCGGGGGAGCTCCCCGGCGGCAAGGGCCCCTTGACGTTCGTCAGCGAGCTTGCATGGCGCGAGTTCTCGACCCTGCTGCTGTTCCACGAACCGCAGATCACCGACGAACCGCTGAAGGACAAGTTCGCCGATTTTCCCTGGCGAAGCAGGTCGGACTATGCCGACGATCTCGAGGCCTGGAAGCGCGGCCGCACGGGTGTGCCGATCGTCGATGCGGGCATGCGCGAGCTGTGGCACGAGGGCTGGATGCACAACCGCGTGCGGATGATCGTCGCCTCCTACCTGACCAAGAACCTGCTGATCCCGTGGCAGGAGGGCGCGAAGTGGTTCTGGGACACGCTGGTCGATGCGGATCTCGGCAACAATACGCAGGGCTGGCAGTGGACCGCCGGCTGCGGCGCCGACGCGGCCCCGTTCTTCCGCGTGTTCAACCCCGAACTGCAGGCCGAGAAGTACGATCCCGACGCGGCCTACATCCATCGCTGGTGCCCCGAGCTCGAAGGACTGGACATCAAGGCTTTGAAGAAGCTCGACGACGACGAGCGCGAGGAGCGCGGCTACCCGCCGATGCAGGTCGACCTGAAGGGCAGCCGGGAGCGCGCTCTGGAGGCCTACCAGGACATCAAGGGCTGA
- a CDS encoding cation transporter, translated as MSDCCDVSSIERLRERQRSTLLVVLLINAVMFVVIVAAALIADSSALLADSLDNFGDAVTYALSLAAVAGSLRAKARVALFKGALILAAALGVLGQVVYRLWVPSVPVFELMGAFSLVALVANAVCLTLLWRHRDEDINMSSVWECSRNDIAGNVAVFAAAGGVWWFEAGWPDLVVALALALLLLRSGSGILRSARRELASSPASN; from the coding sequence ATGAGCGACTGCTGCGACGTTTCCTCGATCGAGCGCCTGCGCGAACGGCAGCGGTCGACACTGCTTGTCGTGCTGCTCATCAACGCGGTGATGTTCGTGGTCATCGTGGCTGCGGCGCTGATCGCCGATTCCAGCGCGCTGCTGGCCGACAGCCTGGACAATTTCGGCGACGCCGTGACCTACGCGCTGAGCCTGGCGGCGGTTGCCGGCAGCCTTCGCGCCAAGGCCCGGGTCGCCCTGTTCAAGGGCGCGCTGATCCTGGCCGCCGCGCTGGGCGTGCTCGGACAGGTCGTCTATCGGCTCTGGGTGCCGTCCGTACCGGTGTTCGAGCTGATGGGCGCGTTCAGCCTGGTGGCACTGGTGGCCAACGCGGTGTGCCTGACGCTGCTGTGGCGGCATCGCGACGAGGACATCAACATGAGCTCGGTCTGGGAGTGTTCCCGCAACGACATCGCCGGCAACGTCGCGGTATTTGCCGCCGCCGGCGGCGTCTGGTGGTTCGAGGCCGGCTGGCCCGACCTGGTCGTGGCGCTCGCGCTCGCCCTGCTGTTGCTTCGTTCGGGAAGCGGCATCCTTCGCTCGGCGCGGCGCGAGCTGGCATCGTCGCCCGCATCGAACTGA
- a CDS encoding GNAT family N-acetyltransferase, translating to MTSNLRIRPARRAELDRLAGLIRNRLPDLMKSQSATQRDNIEKQLHRLLPDEALMLAIENRQLVGMAALDLDRARLMAMYLDPDAARAEATRRLVTTVERHARTFGIGRLFCTVKPQAWSFMERMGYEVAETPGDGEPVTLAKRLIDDAEPWEKEVAELHRELGIPSNYGVRYRLRLTPENAECVSIGTDIFDREIKLDKAAAEAWKAMKTDAQRSNIDLQPVSGFRTIGYQAGLLRKKLNGGMAIGKVLRTSAAPGYSEHHSGRALDLTAPGVAPLTAEFSMSRAYEWLKARAGMYGFHESFPNNNRHNIDWEPWHWCYHKHFDPRKA from the coding sequence ATGACATCCAACCTGCGAATTCGACCTGCCCGCCGTGCCGAGCTGGACCGCCTGGCCGGCCTGATCCGGAACCGACTTCCGGACCTGATGAAGTCCCAGTCCGCGACCCAGCGCGACAACATCGAAAAACAACTCCACCGGCTGCTTCCGGACGAAGCGCTGATGCTCGCGATCGAGAATCGACAGCTGGTCGGAATGGCGGCGCTGGATCTCGATCGCGCGCGCCTGATGGCCATGTACCTCGATCCCGACGCGGCCAGAGCCGAGGCCACGCGCCGGTTGGTCACCACGGTCGAGCGCCACGCGCGGACCTTCGGCATCGGTCGCCTGTTCTGCACGGTCAAGCCGCAGGCCTGGTCCTTCATGGAGCGAATGGGTTACGAGGTCGCCGAAACGCCCGGCGATGGAGAACCGGTCACCCTCGCCAAGCGCTTGATCGACGACGCGGAACCGTGGGAAAAGGAAGTGGCCGAGCTGCACCGCGAGCTGGGCATCCCGTCGAACTACGGCGTGCGCTATCGCTTGCGGCTGACCCCGGAGAACGCCGAGTGCGTGTCGATCGGCACCGACATCTTCGATCGCGAGATCAAGCTCGACAAGGCGGCCGCCGAAGCGTGGAAGGCGATGAAGACCGACGCGCAACGCAGCAACATCGACCTGCAGCCGGTCTCCGGCTTCCGGACCATCGGCTACCAGGCGGGCCTGCTCCGCAAGAAGCTCAACGGCGGCATGGCCATCGGCAAGGTCCTGCGAACGAGCGCCGCCCCCGGCTACAGCGAGCATCACAGCGGTCGTGCCCTCGACCTGACCGCGCCGGGCGTCGCGCCCTTGACCGCGGAGTTCTCGATGTCGCGGGCCTACGAGTGGCTGAAGGCGCGCGCCGGCATGTACGGCTTCCACGAGTCGTTCCCGAACAACAACCGGCACAACATCGACTGGGAACCCTGGCACTGGTGCTATCACAAGCACTTCGACCCGCGTAAGGCCTGA
- the genX gene encoding EF-P lysine aminoacylase GenX: protein MSDVPLTLRLRRRAELARTVRAFFAERGVLEVASPVTVDGVTDLHIESVALADGGFLRTSPEYAHKRLLAAGAGDLYELGPVFRGGERGRRHRPEFWMLEWYRLGWNAERLAEEVIDLVRTASDRRWRVRRTTWSELAFEAVGFDPLDADTERLAAALDDAPGDLDRNGLFDWLLAMRVQPALPDGQLTVVHRFPASQAALARLSADDARTAERFEVFAGGLELANGYFELTDPDEQRERFEADNRARARHGLPAMPIDEALMRALEHGLPECSGVALGFERLLMAIHGLDDIADASGTPPP, encoded by the coding sequence GTGAGCGACGTGCCGCTGACCCTGCGCCTCCGGCGGCGCGCCGAGCTGGCCCGCACTGTCCGGGCCTTCTTCGCCGAGCGCGGGGTGCTCGAAGTGGCCAGCCCGGTCACGGTGGACGGCGTGACCGACCTGCACATCGAGAGCGTCGCCCTGGCCGACGGCGGTTTCCTCCGCACCTCGCCCGAGTACGCCCACAAGCGCCTGCTGGCCGCCGGCGCCGGCGACCTCTACGAGCTCGGACCCGTGTTCCGCGGCGGCGAACGCGGCCGCCGCCATCGGCCGGAGTTCTGGATGCTCGAGTGGTACCGGCTGGGTTGGAACGCCGAACGACTCGCCGAGGAAGTCATCGACCTGGTCCGAACGGCATCGGATCGCCGCTGGCGGGTTCGCCGGACGACCTGGTCCGAGCTCGCATTCGAGGCGGTGGGGTTCGATCCGCTGGACGCCGACACGGAACGGCTGGCCGCGGCGTTGGACGACGCGCCCGGCGACCTGGACCGGAACGGCCTGTTCGACTGGTTGCTGGCGATGCGGGTCCAGCCCGCCCTGCCGGACGGCCAGTTGACCGTGGTCCATCGCTTTCCGGCCAGCCAGGCTGCCCTGGCCCGCCTCAGCGCCGACGATGCGCGTACGGCCGAGCGGTTCGAAGTGTTCGCCGGGGGGCTGGAGCTGGCCAACGGATACTTCGAGCTGACCGACCCGGACGAGCAGCGGGAGCGCTTCGAAGCCGACAATCGCGCCCGAGCCCGCCACGGGCTTCCCGCGATGCCGATCGACGAGGCGTTGATGCGTGCGCTGGAGCACGGACTGCCGGAGTGTTCCGGTGTGGCCCTGGGCTTCGAGCGGCTGCTGATGGCCATCCACGGGCTGGACGACATCGCTGACGCCAGCGGCACCCCGCCGCCCTGA
- a CDS encoding Ppx/GppA family phosphatase: protein MTDSDLYAAVDLGSNSFHMLVARREHGELRVIDRIREMVRIAGGLDDDGRLDAETRERALGCLARFGQRLAGIPNRQIRAVGTQTFRRLQSPRAFLLVAETALGCPIDVISGREEARLVWLGARLGAAPEEDARVVLDIGGGSTEIVAGHSRDPALAESLQYGCVSVTRRAFGDGRVTAHRWDRMSEEIAEELLALQPALRAIGWRRAVGTSGTIRAVQSMIAARDGETPRPITVDDVADLRDRVLAAGHVGAVDLPGLSSRRQPVIAGGLLVLEACMEAFTIERLDISPYALREGVLIDLFGRLEQTDPRETTVQAMAERFGVDRAQADRVRDFALTGFEQVAEFHGLRRAHRDLLDWACRLHESGLGIAHSQYQLHSAYIVEHSDMAGFSRQEQELMAFLLRYQRRRIPADALDALPERLHQAARVLLALVRLSVALCRARSDSDLPDFALQSDERGLKLRLPEGWLGRHPLSARSLAIQRTQLARLGVGLKLGKLGTPHPGAAGS from the coding sequence ATGACCGACAGCGACCTCTACGCGGCCGTCGATCTCGGCAGCAACAGCTTCCACATGCTCGTGGCCCGCCGCGAGCACGGCGAGCTGAGGGTGATCGACCGGATTCGCGAAATGGTCCGTATCGCCGGTGGGCTGGACGACGACGGCCGGCTCGACGCCGAGACTCGCGAACGCGCTCTCGGGTGCCTGGCCCGCTTCGGTCAGCGCCTGGCCGGCATTCCCAATCGCCAGATCCGAGCGGTCGGCACCCAGACCTTCCGCCGGCTGCAATCGCCGCGCGCCTTCCTGCTGGTGGCCGAAACCGCGCTGGGTTGCCCGATCGACGTCATCAGCGGCCGCGAGGAGGCGCGCCTGGTCTGGCTCGGTGCTCGACTCGGCGCGGCGCCCGAGGAGGATGCCCGGGTCGTGCTGGATATCGGCGGCGGCTCGACCGAGATCGTCGCCGGCCACAGCCGCGACCCGGCCCTGGCCGAAAGCCTGCAGTACGGCTGCGTGTCGGTCACCCGCCGCGCCTTCGGCGACGGCCGGGTGACGGCCCATCGCTGGGACCGGATGAGCGAGGAGATCGCCGAGGAGCTGCTGGCGCTGCAGCCGGCGCTGCGCGCAATCGGATGGCGCCGGGCGGTCGGCACCTCCGGCACCATCCGGGCGGTGCAGTCGATGATCGCCGCGCGCGATGGAGAAACCCCGCGCCCGATCACCGTCGACGATGTCGCCGACCTCCGTGACCGGGTGCTGGCGGCCGGGCACGTCGGCGCGGTCGACCTTCCCGGCCTGTCCTCCCGTCGCCAGCCCGTGATCGCCGGTGGCCTGCTGGTGCTCGAGGCCTGCATGGAGGCGTTCACGATCGAACGGCTGGACATCAGCCCCTACGCATTGAGAGAAGGCGTGCTGATCGACCTGTTCGGCCGCCTCGAGCAGACCGACCCGCGCGAGACGACGGTCCAGGCGATGGCCGAACGATTCGGGGTCGATCGCGCCCAGGCCGACCGCGTCCGCGACTTCGCCCTCACCGGCTTCGAACAGGTGGCGGAATTCCACGGCCTCCGCCGCGCACATCGCGACCTGCTCGACTGGGCCTGCCGGCTCCACGAGAGCGGACTGGGAATCGCGCACAGCCAGTACCAGCTGCACAGCGCGTACATCGTCGAGCACTCCGACATGGCCGGATTCTCGCGCCAGGAACAGGAGCTCATGGCATTCCTCCTGCGCTACCAGCGCCGGCGCATTCCCGCCGATGCACTGGACGCGCTACCCGAGCGCCTGCATCAAGCTGCCCGCGTGCTGCTGGCGCTGGTTCGCCTCTCCGTCGCCCTGTGCCGGGCCCGCTCCGACAGCGACCTGCCCGACTTCGCGCTGCAGTCGGACGAGCGTGGCCTGAAGCTCAGGCTGCCGGAAGGCTGGCTGGGCCGGCATCCGCTGTCGGCCCGCAGCCTGGCAATCCAGCGCACCCAGCTGGCCCGCCTCGGGGTCGGCCTGAAGCTCGGCAAGCTCGGCACACCCCATCCGGGCGCCGCCGGCTCGTGA
- the ppk1 gene encoding polyphosphate kinase 1 codes for MADRVLEDIDEAPVAGPVERVLQQAPELDVWNDEDLEHPSLYLNRELSLLCFTRRVLELARDPGLPLLERVRFLCISCTNLDEFFEVRVASIRQRLQHGAQQPGPDNLTPAATLAAIRSAVDELVQAQYRVLNRELTPALKAEGIRILKRSKWSKAQHKWLHQHFRRELMPVLSPLGLDPVHPFPRILNKSLNFAVELEGRDAFGRDPGLALVRAPRSLPRLIKIPKSYSKGDNDFVFLSSILHEFINELFPGMTVCGCYQFRVTRNSELFVDEEEIEDLARALEGELLERGFAEAVRLELAENCPEHVAKLLTSKFGLDEADVYRCDGPVNLNRMVALCDSADRPDLLYPPFQPNVPAALTAGNDLFAAIRRCDWLLHHPYDGFAPTVDLLRQAVADPEVLAIKQTLYRTGSDSVMVNLLVEAARAGKDVTVVVELRARFDEEANITLATRLQEAGVQVVYGVVGHKTHAKMMVIVRRERGRLKRYVHLGTGNYHQGTAKGYTDFALLTADKQFGQDVHQLFQQLSGLGRAPKFAHLIQSPFDLHDWVLGRIEREAEHARAGRPSGIDAKMNSLTEPRVIRALYRASRAGVPIRLVVRGTCCLRPGVPGLSDTIQVRSILGRFLEHSRVYRFANGGDPDTYASSADWMERNLFQRVEAAFPLLAPKLAERVHEEAIELAFRDNREAWILEADGSYRHAWPGDGAEPLRLQQALIERSTEHA; via the coding sequence ATGGCCGACCGGGTCCTCGAAGACATCGACGAAGCACCGGTCGCGGGACCGGTCGAACGCGTTCTGCAGCAGGCGCCGGAACTCGACGTCTGGAACGACGAGGACCTCGAGCACCCGTCCCTGTACCTGAACCGTGAACTGAGCCTGCTGTGCTTCACCCGGCGCGTGCTCGAACTGGCTCGCGATCCCGGGCTGCCGCTGCTCGAGCGGGTGCGATTCCTGTGCATCTCCTGCACCAACCTCGACGAGTTCTTCGAGGTGCGCGTGGCCTCGATCCGGCAGCGCTTGCAGCACGGTGCGCAGCAGCCCGGGCCGGACAACCTGACCCCGGCCGCGACGCTGGCCGCGATCCGCTCGGCGGTCGACGAACTGGTCCAGGCCCAGTACCGGGTCCTGAACCGCGAACTCACCCCGGCGCTGAAGGCGGAGGGAATCCGCATCCTGAAGCGATCGAAGTGGTCCAAGGCGCAGCACAAGTGGCTGCACCAGCATTTCCGCCGCGAACTGATGCCGGTCCTCAGCCCGCTCGGCCTCGACCCGGTCCACCCGTTTCCGAGAATCCTGAACAAGTCATTGAACTTCGCGGTTGAACTCGAAGGCCGCGATGCCTTCGGCCGCGACCCGGGCCTGGCCCTCGTTCGGGCACCCCGGTCGCTGCCGCGCCTGATCAAGATTCCGAAGAGCTACAGCAAGGGCGACAACGACTTCGTGTTCCTGTCGTCGATCCTGCACGAGTTCATCAACGAACTGTTCCCCGGCATGACCGTGTGCGGCTGCTACCAGTTCAGGGTCACCCGCAACTCCGAGCTGTTCGTCGACGAGGAGGAGATCGAGGACCTGGCCCGCGCGCTGGAGGGGGAGCTGCTCGAGCGGGGCTTCGCCGAGGCGGTCCGCCTCGAGCTGGCCGAGAACTGCCCGGAGCACGTGGCCAAGCTGCTGACGTCGAAGTTCGGCCTCGACGAAGCCGACGTCTATCGCTGCGACGGGCCGGTCAACCTGAACCGGATGGTCGCCCTCTGTGACAGCGCCGACCGTCCGGACCTCCTCTACCCGCCGTTCCAGCCCAACGTCCCGGCCGCGCTGACGGCCGGCAACGATCTCTTCGCCGCGATCCGCCGCTGCGACTGGCTGCTGCACCATCCCTACGACGGCTTCGCCCCGACCGTCGACCTGCTGCGCCAGGCGGTGGCCGATCCGGAGGTGCTGGCGATCAAGCAGACCCTGTACCGGACCGGCAGCGACTCGGTCATGGTCAACCTCCTGGTCGAAGCGGCGCGGGCCGGCAAGGACGTCACCGTGGTCGTCGAACTGCGCGCCCGCTTCGACGAAGAGGCCAACATCACGCTCGCCACGCGGCTGCAGGAAGCCGGTGTCCAGGTGGTCTACGGCGTGGTCGGCCACAAGACCCACGCCAAGATGATGGTCATCGTGCGACGCGAACGCGGCCGCCTCAAGCGCTACGTGCACCTGGGCACGGGCAACTACCACCAGGGCACGGCCAAGGGCTATACGGATTTCGCCCTGCTGACCGCCGACAAGCAGTTCGGGCAGGACGTTCACCAGCTGTTCCAGCAGCTGTCCGGACTGGGCCGGGCGCCGAAGTTCGCGCACCTGATCCAGTCGCCCTTCGACCTGCACGACTGGGTGCTGGGCCGGATCGAGCGCGAGGCCGAGCATGCCCGGGCAGGCCGGCCCTCCGGCATCGACGCGAAGATGAACTCGCTGACCGAGCCGCGCGTGATCCGGGCGCTGTACCGCGCGTCGCGCGCCGGCGTGCCGATCCGCCTGGTCGTCCGCGGCACATGCTGCCTGCGACCCGGCGTTCCGGGCCTGTCGGACACGATCCAGGTGCGGTCGATCCTGGGGCGCTTCCTCGAGCATTCGCGGGTCTACCGCTTCGCCAACGGCGGCGACCCGGACACCTACGCCTCCAGCGCCGACTGGATGGAACGCAACCTGTTCCAGCGCGTGGAAGCGGCGTTTCCACTGCTCGCGCCGAAGCTGGCCGAGCGGGTCCACGAGGAGGCGATCGAGCTGGCGTTCCGGGACAACAGAGAGGCGTGGATTCTCGAGGCGGACGGCAGCTATCGGCACGCCTGGCCCGGCGACGGTGCCGAGCCCCTGCGCCTGCAACAGGCCCTGATCGAGCGCAGCACCGAACACGCCTGA
- a CDS encoding response regulator produces the protein MKPKILVVDDEAPIRNMLAFSLNRAEMDVDVAADGDQALARLDGAPRPDLIVLDWMMPGLDGLQLTRTLRGRDDLCDIPIILLTARGNERDRSQGLDSGADDYVVKPFSTRELISRVRAVLRRARPSAPAPNGESPEAGPAAETVDETRIRVGELVIDLESRRALAGDRPLSMGPTEYRLLRLFMRHPGRAWSRGQLLTELWGDDRAVEERTVDVHIRRLRKALEPTGHAGYVQTVRGHGYRFSDVV, from the coding sequence ATGAAGCCGAAGATCCTGGTAGTCGACGACGAGGCACCGATCCGGAACATGCTCGCCTTCAGCCTGAATCGAGCGGAAATGGACGTCGATGTGGCCGCCGACGGCGACCAGGCGCTCGCGCGCCTCGACGGCGCGCCGCGTCCCGACCTGATCGTGCTGGACTGGATGATGCCCGGCCTCGACGGCCTGCAGCTGACCCGTACCCTGCGCGGTCGCGATGACCTCTGCGACATCCCGATCATCCTGCTGACCGCGCGGGGCAACGAGCGCGATCGCAGCCAGGGGCTGGACTCGGGCGCCGACGACTACGTGGTCAAGCCGTTCTCGACCCGCGAGCTCATCTCCCGCGTACGCGCCGTTCTTCGCCGCGCGCGTCCCTCGGCCCCGGCCCCGAACGGTGAATCGCCGGAAGCCGGGCCTGCGGCCGAGACCGTCGACGAAACCCGGATCCGGGTCGGCGAACTGGTGATCGACCTCGAATCGCGCAGGGCGCTGGCCGGGGATCGCCCCCTGAGCATGGGGCCCACGGAATACCGGCTCCTGCGCCTGTTCATGCGCCACCCGGGCCGTGCGTGGAGTCGCGGCCAGTTGCTGACCGAGCTCTGGGGCGACGATCGCGCGGTCGAGGAACGAACCGTCGACGTACACATCCGGCGCCTGCGCAAGGCCCTGGAGCCGACCGGTCACGCGGGCTACGTCCAGACCGTGCGCGGCCACGGCTACCGGTTTTCCGACGTCGTCTGA